From Paenibacillus graminis, a single genomic window includes:
- a CDS encoding carbohydrate ABC transporter permease: MDHNYKNGTVTRKINKTIIYIVCIFLAVLSILPFWIMFVNATRSTAEIQSGLSLLPSTHMMSNLRVLLDKSFDPIQGFLNSFIISSSATILTVYFSSLAAYGLVTYDWKLRKPFFTFILCVMMIPSQASAIGFYQFMYKIHWTNSFLPLILPAIAAPAVVFFMRQYLLATLSIEIVEAARVDGSGEFKTFNRIILPLMMPAVATQAIFAFVANWNNLFMPLILLTQKEKYTMPVMVSLLRGDIYKTEFGSIYMGLALTALPLFVVYFLLSRYIIAGVALGGVKE, from the coding sequence ATGGACCACAATTATAAAAACGGAACCGTTACCCGAAAGATAAACAAGACGATTATCTATATCGTCTGCATCTTTTTGGCGGTGCTTAGCATCCTCCCTTTTTGGATCATGTTTGTAAATGCTACCCGCTCTACGGCGGAAATCCAAAGCGGTCTTTCACTGCTTCCTTCGACCCACATGATGAGCAACCTGCGGGTGCTGCTGGATAAGAGCTTTGATCCCATACAGGGGTTCCTGAATTCGTTTATTATCTCGAGTTCAGCCACCATCTTAACGGTCTACTTCTCGTCCTTGGCGGCCTATGGGCTTGTGACCTATGACTGGAAGCTGCGTAAGCCATTCTTTACCTTTATCTTATGCGTGATGATGATTCCTTCTCAGGCAAGTGCCATCGGATTCTATCAGTTCATGTATAAAATACATTGGACAAACAGCTTTCTTCCGCTGATTCTGCCTGCGATAGCAGCTCCGGCGGTGGTGTTCTTCATGCGCCAATACCTGCTCGCAACGCTGTCGATAGAGATCGTAGAAGCAGCGCGCGTAGACGGGTCTGGTGAATTCAAAACCTTTAACCGGATCATCCTGCCGCTGATGATGCCGGCCGTGGCGACGCAAGCCATTTTTGCTTTTGTGGCCAATTGGAACAATTTGTTCATGCCGCTGATTTTGCTGACACAGAAGGAAAAGTATACGATGCCGGTCATGGTAAGCTTACTGCGCGGCGATATCTATAAAACGGAGTTTGGCTCGATCTATATGGGTCTGGCTTTGACGGCCTTACCGCTGTTTGTAGTTTATTTCCTGTTGTCCCGGTATATTATCGCGGGCGTAGCGCTGGGAGGCGTGAAAGAATAA
- a CDS encoding carbohydrate ABC transporter permease, whose protein sequence is MRRKGVNYSKFGYIFTFPFVLAFLIFSLYPILYTAVIGFTDMQGLIPKPIHIMDNPFQNFKDLLFDNVSFRKSLINTGLLWIVNFIPQIVLALLLTAWFTNKRLNIKGQGAFKVLLYMPNIITAGTIAVLFSTLFAYPMGPINSIFDMLGWSDAPIFFLQDKTTARGIVAFIQFWMWYGNTMIILVAGVMGINPALFESAAIDGANGFQTFFRITLPSLRTILLFTLITSMIGGLTMFDIPQLFLAGGPDDSTLTTSMFIYGQAFKGSYMYNRAAAASMIMFVIAAILSGLVFYLMRDRDAGRMKKAEKNFKKSAKAAAVREV, encoded by the coding sequence ATGCGCCGCAAAGGTGTGAACTACTCGAAATTCGGTTATATCTTCACTTTTCCGTTTGTCCTGGCATTTCTGATTTTCTCGTTATATCCCATTTTATACACCGCAGTCATCGGCTTCACCGATATGCAGGGATTGATACCCAAACCGATTCACATTATGGATAACCCTTTTCAAAATTTCAAAGACCTCCTCTTTGATAACGTCTCATTCCGGAAGTCTCTAATCAACACAGGGTTGCTCTGGATCGTCAACTTCATTCCTCAGATCGTTCTGGCGCTCTTGCTCACTGCCTGGTTCACGAACAAACGCCTCAACATAAAGGGACAAGGTGCGTTCAAAGTCCTGCTCTATATGCCCAATATTATCACAGCGGGTACGATCGCCGTGCTTTTCAGCACTTTGTTTGCTTATCCGATGGGCCCCATAAACAGTATTTTTGATATGCTGGGATGGTCCGATGCTCCGATTTTCTTCCTTCAGGATAAGACAACAGCGCGGGGCATTGTGGCGTTCATCCAGTTCTGGATGTGGTACGGCAACACCATGATCATTCTTGTCGCAGGCGTTATGGGCATAAATCCCGCTCTCTTCGAGTCTGCGGCGATTGACGGCGCCAACGGATTTCAAACCTTTTTCCGTATCACGCTGCCGAGTCTCCGTACCATTTTGCTATTCACGCTGATTACATCGATGATCGGTGGCTTAACCATGTTCGATATTCCACAGCTGTTCCTTGCGGGCGGACCGGACGACTCCACGCTTACCACGTCCATGTTCATCTATGGGCAAGCGTTCAAGGGAAGCTATATGTACAACCGCGCTGCAGCGGCGAGCATGATCATGTTCGTGATCGCGGCAATATTGTCTGGATTGGTGTTCTATCTAATGCGTGACCGCGACGCGGGAAGAATGAAAAAAGCGGAAAAGAATTTTAAAAAATCTGCCAAAGCAGCAGCCGTGAGGGAGGTATAG
- a CDS encoding lipid II flippase Amj family protein, which yields MVEQVLLVSLFTFIIHLSETLTYSLRLAGVRLGKLAVAMSLSGIILLISRTANMVQALLTGKILDYAKHNQDYHLIDQFRIIIGAAALGTFTALLLFPSAVLLSSRVISHLEVAGSIPQMIRSSVSFQKINNARYHLRFPKLSMLSRLRIGGIPKRLVVLNCLVTAIYTIGVLAALLASTLTTEYSTAASQSSGLINGMATILLTILIDPQIGLITDKVLRGERKTATLNKVFGLLMVSRLVGTVLAQVLLEPAAYWIKWMVSVL from the coding sequence TTGGTCGAGCAAGTATTACTAGTATCTTTATTTACTTTTATTATTCATCTTTCCGAGACGCTTACATATTCCCTTCGTTTAGCTGGTGTACGTTTAGGGAAATTAGCGGTCGCCATGTCCTTATCGGGGATTATACTGCTCATTTCAAGAACAGCTAACATGGTCCAGGCCCTACTTACCGGCAAAATTCTAGACTACGCAAAACATAATCAGGATTATCATCTAATTGATCAGTTTCGGATTATTATCGGTGCTGCCGCCTTAGGGACATTTACAGCTTTATTACTGTTCCCATCAGCTGTATTACTCTCTTCAAGAGTGATATCTCATTTAGAAGTGGCAGGATCTATACCACAAATGATTCGTTCTTCGGTTTCTTTTCAAAAGATAAATAATGCACGATATCATTTGCGTTTTCCCAAATTATCGATGCTGTCAAGGCTGAGGATTGGAGGTATACCCAAAAGGCTGGTGGTTCTGAATTGTTTGGTAACCGCAATCTACACAATCGGTGTGCTAGCAGCTCTACTTGCTTCAACATTAACCACAGAATACTCGACTGCCGCCTCACAATCTTCTGGTCTAATAAATGGGATGGCGACTATTTTACTTACCATACTCATTGATCCGCAAATCGGTTTAATTACCGATAAAGTTCTAAGAGGAGAACGTAAGACGGCTACACTTAATAAGGTTTTTGGGTTATTAATGGTGTCTCGACTAGTTGGAACTGTTCTTGCACAGGTATTGCTGGAGCCAGCCGCTTATTGGATTAAATGGATGGTATCGGTACTATAA